One window from the genome of Crassostrea angulata isolate pt1a10 chromosome 2, ASM2561291v2, whole genome shotgun sequence encodes:
- the LOC128173651 gene encoding fibrous sheath CABYR-binding protein-like gives MMMMTLKSPCRIRAVDVKMEGGKRTSHAAARLICIIFIVIIEFYTCVETRCPRCPSSHGLVNCALYVQSNCVAVDVNVQIREIRVAKCDVTIVVNGKAPFPVVQSKHGTQCHDHEFVYHKESSVTEAPTSVTEGPTSVTEGPTSVAEGPTSVAERRAPTFWHRIQQSLSDVGTVILFQYAEGPTSVAEGPTSVTEGPTSVTKGPTSVAEEPTSVAEGYRATSEPPTSWHRIQQSLSDVGTGFLAWAVAVTSLIIFFGLRKLVKFLINRCCPELNISDIHLLSPSSYTTSADTDTPQQPRQQAAQQGQHAPAPQPGQQAPAVQPAQQAPVPQPGQQAPAVQPAQQAPAPQPGQQAPAVQPAQQAPAPQPGQQAPAVQSAQQAPAPQPGQQAPAVQPAQQAPAPQPGQQAPAVQPAQQAPAPQLGQVPAVQLGQQAPAVQPAQQAPAPQQGQHAPAPQQGPTTRSKTARKKLMFESQ, from the exons atgatgatgatgacgtTGAAAAGTCCGTGCAGAATTCGCGCCGTTGATGTTAAGATGGAAGGAGGGAAGCGAACATCACATGCAGCAGCTAGGCTGATATGCATAATATTCATTGTCATTATTGAGTTCTACACATGTGTTGAAACTAGATGTCCGAGATGTCCGTCCAGTCATGGTTTGGTCAATTGCGCTCTCTACGTACAAAGCAACTGTGTTGCCGTCGATGTCAATGTCCAGATACGCGAAATTCGGGTTGCAAAGTGCGATGTAACCATTGTCGTCAACGGAAAGGCGCCGTTTCCAGTAGTGCAGAGCAAACATGGAACTCAATGCCATGATCATGAATTCG tatatcacaagGAATCATCTGTAACTGAGGCACCTACATCTGTAACTGAGGGACCTACATCTGTAACTGAAGGACCTACATCTGTAGCCGAGGGACCTACATCTGTAGCCGAAAGACGAGCCCCCACATTTTGGCACAGAATTCAACAATCACTAAGTGATGTGGGAACTGtcatattatttcaatatg CTGAGGGACCTACATCTGTAGCTGAAGGACCTACATCTGTAACTGAGGGACCTACATCTGTAACCAAGGGACCTACATCTGTAGCCGAGGAACCTACATCTGTTGCTGAGGGATATAGAGCTACATCTGAGCCCCCCACAAGTTGGCACAGAATTCAACAATCACTAAGTGATGTGGGAACTG gattTCTGGCTTGGGCAGTTGCAGTTACAtcattaatcatattttttggGCTGAGGAAACTTGTAAAGTTTTTGATAAATCGCTGCTGCCCGGAACTTAACATTTCGGATATACATTTGTTGTCACCATCATCATACACAACTTCAGCAGACACAGACACACCTCAACAACCTAGACAACAAGCCGCTCAGCAAGGACAACACGCCCCCGCTCCCCAGCCAGGACAACAAGCCCCCGCTGTTCAACCGGCACAACAAGCCCCCGTTCCTCAGCCAGGACAACAAGCCCCCGCTGTTCAACCGGCACAACAAGCCCCCGCTCCTCAGCCAGGACAACAAGCCCCCGCTGTTCAACCGGCACAACAAGCCCCCGCTCCTCAGCCAGGACAACAAGCCCCCGCTGTTCAATCGGCACAACAAGCCCCCGCTCCTCAGCCAGGACAACAAGCCCCCGCTGTTCAACCGGCACAACAAGCCCCCGCTCCCCAGCCAGGACAACAAGCCCCCGCTGTTCAACCGGCTCAACAAGCCCCCGCTCCTCAGCTAGGACAAGTCCCCGCTGTTCAACTGGGACAACAAGCCCCCGCTGTTCAACCGGCACAACAAGCCCCCGCTCCTCAGCAAGGACAACACGCCCCCGCTCCACAGCAGGGACCAACTACTAGAAGCAAAACAGCAAGAAAGAAACTAATGTTTGAAAGTCAGtaa